The DNA segment AGTTCAGCAACCATAGCACCTGGGCAAGCCTGTCTCTCTGGGTTTTAGTGAATCTTACGTGTAGGACAGCCATTTATGGATAGATCCTTGGGCTTCAGTTTATGGAGTGGATTAAATTGTTTAGGGCAGAGGAATCAATTGGGGGCTTAATATCAGCTGTCCTCTTAACTTGATGCTGATGAGGACATCAAGCCAAAATATAAGTTCCCTTCAAAGCTGCTTTGGTTTCAAAAGCAAGGCATTTTAAAATGGATTCATTGTCTGTTCAGTGTTGAGAAGCAAATCAATGAAAGCAAGCAGAATAATGCTCTGTCCGTAAGCAACAGTTTGTATGGCTCTTTGGAGATACACATGTGTGGATCTGCCTTTGGGAAGCAGATGTCAGCCTAGTTTGTAGCTATTTCTTCAAGTGACCTGAAAAATGCTCACATGCTTACACACAGTCAAGAGCAACAGACAAGTTAGTTTTTCATTCCAGGGTTTCTCTATTAGAAATAGATTTCCAACAATGTATCACCATGACAAAGCACATTTAACTTAAAGACTGGAAATGGTCTTCAAGATTTTTCAGGTTTGGAAAGTCTGCACTATTAAGAACTATTTGCTTTCAAtacaaaatatgatttacatagCAAATCAAACAGATTTTGCtttcacttaaacacacacacacacacacacacacctccctgcATTTGGTCAGACAATGAAAAGGATCCTTAGACAATTAGCGGGAGTAGTAAACGCCTTAATACTCACCAAAACATGTCTGTTTCTGCTAAACCCTGAAATAACATTTCGGACTGGTTCTTTGTTCTTCTTTAGATATTCTCAGTTTCATTGTGAGCACACATTTACACGTTGATAGGTCAGAAAAGCTGATGTGTCTGTAAGATATTGTTACAGGCCCAGGCTCTATAATCTCCTGTAAGCACTAATCAGCCCAGTTGGATTTGGCACAGTACCTTCTGTCACAAGCACAAATCTCACTGATGTACtgcagtatatgtgtgtaatgCAGTTGATAGGAGTAATGttagtaaaacaaaaagaaatattctGGGTTTCCCTATGAACTCAACATTTCTCATCCTATTGTAGTGCAATGATTTAACAAGagttaaattatgttttatttcttttattgttttgacTTGACAATTACTCTACTAGCTTATAAAGGAACAGTATTTTCTTTCTGTGATAaccaaaaactgcaaaaaatacaacagcAATCTCAAACAAGGATAATTGTAACTACCTTCAATTGAAGTTTGCTGGGAGTTTATCAGTCTCTTACATTGTTTAGAGACATTTTGTCCCCTTTACAACATTGCTTCAGTTCATTGTGAATTGTGGgcactcatttattcacagcTCTCTTATGATCCTGCCAAAGCATCTCAACagagtttaactttttattttatttggttagtgttttaaacaatagacattgttccaaagcagctGGCACTTGTTCTTGatcattgttttgttgcatgacCCAAATTTGGTTATTTTAAATTGCTGGAAATATGGCCTCATATTAATCTCAAGAATATCTGATGCAATATGCAGTTTAGCactgtcttgctgaaatatgaaaggccttccctgaaaaagatgtTGTTTTAATAGAAGCGTACAGTATGTTACTCTAAAAACTGTATATACCGtccagcattgatggtgcctttccagatgtgcaagatTTTTGCAGTGATTTTAATTCCAGAATCCGTTTAATGCAGTGCCGTCTGCAAACCCGAAGATCACgtgcatccaatattgattttcacaaTTGTCTTTTGCACACAGTGAGTTTCCCCAGAGTCtctgaatcttttgatgataAAACAGTGTGTACTGTAAATTATGATATTAAATGTCGTTGCAATTTTATGTCgaggaaaattattttaaaatggttttacattttgcagggtttttttgcagAATGGTAAACCTCTGCCTATCTGTAATTCTGAAAATCTCTTCCTCTCTAAAACACATTtctatacccaatcatgttacaGACCTGCTGCTATTAACCTAATTTGTTGcaaaaatgttcctccagctgttagTAAAACTTTTCTAGCATTTTGTTGACCCTGtcccaaatgttttttatgttcttcTATGCTCTGCTATGAATATAatgagtttatgagatttgcaaatcaatgCATTCTATTTTTAGGAATATTTTACACACTTCTTTGAAATTGGAGTTGTATTAGAATTTTGCTTTAGACTCTTAATCTCGGGATTACCTATGTGAAATTTGCTCATCCATATAACATTTTTTCATGCAATAATTTATGTTAATGTTACATGCATATTTCATTTAATATCACATATACACTCTCTTCAGACTACTTACAGAACTGTGTACATGTCTAGATTATTGGATTATTCTGACGTTGACAGGATTGAGACGGAGTAAATGCATGCAGATGCTCGGTCAGCAGATTTGGACACATTTCTTATTCCAGTGCTGAAATAGACAATTGCTTACTGGTGAGTACTGGATTTTTTAACATTGGTGACaccatatttattaaaaaaaaataaaacttatttCTCCAGTATTACAGCCATTACAGCCAGTATTAGTGAGAATGGAGACAGTGCTCAATACAGAAGTCCTCTGGAACAAAGCTTTAACAGACAACAATGTAAAAGGTATCATTTGCTGGCTCCGGAGTCTCACCACCGAAGGCAAGAATAGGCCAAATGACTTTCTGTTAATTATGCTTGCACATTACACAATGTATGACAATGAATTTATGCTTTGGCCTAATTACAAATCTGATGTCATGACTCTGAAGGTCAACATGATCCTGACAAGAGCCTTGCAAAGTTTAACTGTTGGCTTCGATGTTCCATAGAACGGATCAAGAAAGAATTACTAACTCTCTGTAAGTAGAATGCTATAAAAAGATGCACTATTAAGATATCTATAAGTAAATGACACAGCTATAGAGTTGCCACTTTTCTCTGTGGCCCCAGGCTTTCACCACTGTCATGACCTGTGGATGTTTCTAGGCCGTACATCCTTCACTAAATTATCTCTATTGACACAGAAACTTAAGAATTTGCTCTTATTGACTCGTTGGGGTAAGTCACACTCTGGTCATTTCTTTTCAGTTCATTTTAGCTTGTGGTATTCTTTGGAATCTTACACTAAGTGATGTGAAAAGGTACAGAGGACTAAAAAGACatatccttatttttttttgttctgcctCTCCCCTCTTTAGTTATGTCAAAGCACACATGTGTGATGTGTCAAATCAATCCCAAAGCTATGGTGCAATGTGGATGCTGGAATCGGGATGTACACACACTGCGACAGCACATCCTGTTGGGAAGACTGGTACAGTGGTGGAGCTTCAGTGGACTTCTGCCACAATACCCAGgtgatgttttaaatgacaATCAGGATTGAACAGTATGTACATGTTCTTATGTGTACACATTTGAACCAATAATATAGAATCAatcatttagcatttttatacCCCTGCATGAGAGTCTTCACATACCTCAGCTTGTTGTCATCAAAGCACTGGGTCAGGCATGATTAGATCACGACTAGACCAAGGACCCAAAATTGGCTAATGGCAGCAGTGACATTTCTTCATATCACTAAAATTACAGCTTAAACCACTGAGCCATAGGTCTTTCTGGGAAATCAAGAGCATTATGACATAATGTAGGCCAATAtgtagaatatttatttttttatattgtaaatatttatttacaattacataaataaGGGTGTTATCTTAAAAGAACATCAATATGAAGAAATAACTACAAATGTAAATACTGGCATCTTCCCTTTAAGATGCCAATGAGCTGAAGCAGATCTCTCAGATGTGGCAGGATATGAAGCAGCACCACAAGACAACTTGTCTGCAGCTAAGGTAATTTACTATAACAAATAGTCAATTGTGCAGACACAGTATATTTCCTGAACACTCCTTGTTATCCTTTGCTTCTGTATTGCTGAAAAAGCTTTACAGTTTCTGcaaagattaaaaatatatcCCTTTAATTTCTCTTCTCAGGTGTGATATTGAGGATAAATATAGAGGGAGCTCCATTATACAGGCAATTGTGGCTCATATGCACAAACAATATGGTCCACTATGGGTTTCAGAAGATTTCACCAACCAGATTTACCCATCACCTTCCCTCCAATCTCTCTTAAAGCTAGTACTGGTCCCATATACAGACACCGCATACAACACATCTGCTCTAGCCATTGTATCCTTTTTGTGATTTgctaatttatattaaattataatacgATTAGATTGATATGTGGCAAAGGTTAAGCCAAATCATCTCTTAGATCAACATGGATGTTCTTTGCATATGTTTTTCACTGGGATTTCTAGGTCTGCCTGATGGTGTGAATATTGGATATtggtgtgaataagtgtattCCTACTTTGTACCCTGTGATCCCTGGGATAAGAACCATTTCAACTGAAAACctgaaaaaacaaatacttaagaaaaatacatacataaatgaGTGTgggttttctcttttctttatgttttatttaactcTTTATTTACagataatgtattttattctggATGTGTCTAACATTCAATGTAAAGGAAATCTGCTGGAGTCTTTCCGCCATACCTTTTGCATACCATCCAGATTCTCGCAACAGATCTACGGATTGTGGCTCCTAGACCATGGCTTTGTATCTGTATGCCATCTTGTAGTATCACACTTATAAAATCCAAAAGCTATAATTTGTAGTTTAGGATAGGCAGGCTCTTGTTTAAAGGAGTGCTCTTGAAAACAATTACTTTTTTCCCTATAGAATTCACTTGGAAAGTTTTTGAGCCCAGGCACAAGTTCAGCATAGTTATCATGTCACAGTTATGCTGTGTTAAGGACTTTTGCCTAGGATGTCAGACTGTATGTGGATGTGCTCTTGCAGAAAAAGTATATGAAAAATTAATCTAATCAACTGCCATATAAGTAGGTGTCAGATTTTAGccttataacattattatagctacagtataatacacacacacacacacacacacacacacacacacacacacacacacacacacatatatatataaaacgagTCATTTGAACATATTCTTTCAGCCATGTTGCTGAGGCTAAGAATCTGCTCAAATGGTGCCAACCAGGAAATGAATATCCACTCAAACATATCATATGTGGCTGTGAAAATGTAAATCTCTGTAGAGAACTACTGACCAGTGTAAGGTGACAGTAAGATGTGCCTTTGCACAGTGATTACTCTGGGCTTAGTAAACTAGctattttcaaaagaaaaattacTTGCATATTCATAAAACGAATTTACTAACCATTTCCTTTTATTGCAGGATATACTACATCTCGGCTCATCGGAAAGACAGAATTCAAGAAAAACTGACAGCATAAACCAAAGAGATCTTGGTGATAAGGTTGCAGAAAATAAGGTTGTTGTAAAAGGTGAACTAATTTTATTCACTGACTGATAAAAACTTCATTATTATAGGACCAGTCTTTCTGAGCAAGAAATCTTTTGTCTACAggatacattaaaaataaatatgatcatGTTCAGTTATTTAGTCATCTTTTAACACTTTCAGGATGTGCTCCTATTCCACTGTCTGCACTGCTCTACCAGTGTCTGTTTAATGGCTCTCTGACTCCTGGAGATTTTCTCAGACTATTTAGAGAAGCTGTAACAGAGCTTAACTCATCAGAAAAACTTACAAGGTATTACAGTATGAATAATGCCCAAATACAGTAGTTAAAATGGTAAAACAATAATAGAGGAATAACTCATGATGTACAATTACATATGTTTATGTTGTTCCTGCATATTAAGAATGATGGTGGTATGGCCAAAATACTTCGGGAGAACTGAAGAAAACAGGATTGCATCACAGTCACCTGACCTGACGTCAGAGACCTATTGTGAATTACCAATCTCTTCCAATCCTGAGCTTCAGAAAGAAGAGCCAGCGTTGTTACAGTATGACAGAATGGTAAACCATGCCTCTGCACACTTCTGTACTAAACACTATGATAAAGTAATACGCAAATATAtttaggggtgtaatggtacacgtattcgtactgAAATGTTTCGGtacagggttttttgtttggtaCACACGTACCAAAAGCAATCatttttacatgcggaacatCTGAGATAAAACGTATTAATGTTTAgaatgtattaagtggcagacagCAAGTTTGTTTAATCTCCTCTgagtgcatttattattattattattattatattatattatattatattatattatattatattatattatattatattgtgcagtaacagggagaagaggtggaaaggAGTGgcaagagtgatttgtgatagagtatctgcaagagtgaaaggcaaaagtttataggactgtggtgaaacctACGAtattgtatggattagagacagtggcattgagtaaaagacaggaggcggagctggaggtagcaaagctgaagatgttgaggtttttgttgggagtgacgttGGAAGGCCAAgggggaggtttatggatatgatgagggaagacatgcagatatttggtttgaaagagggagatgtggaggacagggggctttggagacagatgatccgctgtggtgacccctaatgggagaagccaaaagaaggaggaagattataaaatattatttttaaccaagcaggcattttattttgaatttgtttaaaaatgtaaactgttgatgttcacaaatgtaattagtaataaactgtgttgataaaaaattaaaagcaatTTCATGTTTCTTTCACCTAATCGTAACAAAATTGTACCAAACCCTGACTTAAAAATCGAGGTACACATTAAACCATGAATTTTTGTTGCGCCCctgctatatatacacatactagaGTCACAGGGATTTGACCTGtctattatctttatttttatttactgattgatttctcttctttatttgttttataggAGGTTCATATATCTCCAGCAGTCCTCTTATCTGGCTCCACATCGCCAGACCACATGGACTCTGCACCACATGCAGAGGGAGAACAAGAGGAGACCGATGATGAGGACTGTGACTTGCTAAGCAACAATCACATGTCATGTAAAGATGCCAGCCAGTGCTCTTCTATTATCACTATTACTGGAGACGTCCCAAAGACTGTGCTTATCAAAAACTTGTGCAGAGAAAGCTTTGATGAGCTGGCCATGTCTGAGAGTGAGTCTagctgggtttttttgtttgtttgttttttatttttgattggttgtttttcctaattttcttttgacattttttatgattttaatttaGATGGTGTTGAGCAGATTTTGGCCTGTGCAGGAAATCTTGTAGATACAAAAGAGAGTCACATAATGGAAGTCACACAGATAGAAAGCAGgtaatttaaatgttgttaaaGGCCTCTTGCTGAATGTACTAACTGGTTTGAAAGACAATCAGTTATTAGCAATATGCAATGCACTTTTTAAAAGGCATTCAAAAGACtttgtcaaaagtttgaaagcacttagtcttttattgtttttatagacATGTacgtgttccttttgtttatatgcaacaaactatgtCATTTAAGGGTATGGGGAttctttgaccaaacaaatgtgaaaaattaatttccatttaaaaatcCTTCTTAGCATTAATTATAGCTTTACCCACTCCTGGCATCTGGATAGTtggtttctccaaacatttagctgaaatcCATTGCCATACCTCTTTTAGAACTCACTAGAGGTGTTCTTCGCAGGTTGGATATTACTTTCTGACCTTTTGATCGAGCTcattccagagcagttcaataggatttatgACTGAGTCAGCCATTCTATGATTGATAACAATCCAGCCAACTGTTTGCTCTCCACATGAACTCTTACAAAGCTTAGACATTTGCTTTGGGTCTTTGTCTTGTTGAATCATGACACTGGTGCCAATTAACCACAATTCAGACAAAATTGACAGAATTTAATCATGGCATTGAAGTAGGGAACAGTAGACATGTTGGTTTAGTATTCCTTTACCTTGAAATAAGTCTCCTCTTCTcggctccaaaacaaccccaaacctttAAGCTTTCACCtgcatgtttgactgtaggtgTGAGCAGGGCCTGTTCTAGGCAATTATAGTAGGGTGGGCTGGTACCGATTATAGGCGGGCAATCAGTGATAGTGGCGCAATCAGTGATAGTGGCACCAACACGAAACCACTTCTCCCCATAactattatttacaaaattagaATAAATCTGATTCAAAAACTAAACATTGATAAACAAAAGAAGCATTTAACTTGAAGCATTTAACTGTACATTAACTTTAAACATTAACTGTGTGAAGCAACATCATCTCTCCTGCTATTCGTCTTATAGTTCTTAGAGCCAAAACAAAATTTATCTTTAATCGATAGAACATTCTTCCAGTCATTTCAGTAATATAAACAAAGGGAtcatgtgtgtgtctcagaaaTAATATGACTAGTTGTTTCCAAACTTCTGACATGCACATATACTTGGCAATTAAAACAGTTTTGaactaataaatgttttacccTGACATATAAAATTTACAGCAGTAAGAACAAACAGACCATGCTGCATAGTACTGCTAAGACCCCTGTGAATGGTGACAATTATTTAATTCCTGATTATGGTAAGtatttctatttactttttttaattattaaaagtattaCATTGTTTGCTGCTGTAGTTTATGATCTTACCTTGTTTTTGTGATAGAGGAATCACTTGATGATATGGTCCAGGAACCACATTCTGAGAGCGTAAGGGCAGAAGATGAGAAtgaacagtttaatgttttatattctaAGAGTGATAATTGCCAAAACACCATATGTGAGGAAACATTTGGATCAAACCGCTTTTTGAACCTGAATCCTTTAAAAGTGAGTAAAATCATTACCCTCATCTGTTCATAATGGACTATATTTTTTAGTATTGACTGCAACATTTACAATTGTATGACCTATCCCTTATTAAGTGGTTGATGTTTAATTAGTAGTCTTCCCTTTCTTTGTTTAGAGAGCATTGCCTTACTCTCCAATCGAGAAGAGCTTCAGGTCCTTCTGTTATGATTCCCAAGATGCCATGGATCAGCCGGAGATCCTTACCTCCTGCGCAATTACTGAGACAATGCCGGATCTCCTAGAAGAGCTCAGTGAACAGAACCTCACACTGAAGGATGAGGAACCTAACCAACCTTCTGTTTTATCATCTGTCAAAAACTCTATTTTAGTAACGGATTTAAACCCTGTGAGGCATGGTTCTCGTCCTCATCAGCTTCAGATTTCTCTTGGAGCTCCAGTACTGCCCCTCAGCCAGGCTGAGAAGACCAAAGACAAAGCAACCAGTGAGAGCAAAAATGCAGGACTTAAGGAGGTAGTTTGTTTTAGGACTACATCAGAACGAATGGGTGACTGTAAGCTGGGCAGCTGGTGGAAGCAGGCTCTGGACACTAGAAGAGCCTCCACAGGATTGTTGCCTGCTTTTGAGCAGGTCCCTGCTGTCACAAAAGGTTATACTTGGCTACACAAAAGCAATCAAGGTCTAAAAGACTGATTGCAATTTTtagaggttttcttttttttagttctcGTTAACTGAGTCTTCTTTTTC comes from the Silurus meridionalis isolate SWU-2019-XX chromosome 8, ASM1480568v1, whole genome shotgun sequence genome and includes:
- the LOC124389678 gene encoding uncharacterized protein LOC124389678 isoform X2 → METVLNTEVLWNKALTDNNVKGIICWLRSLTTEGQHDPDKSLAKFNCWLRCSIERIKKELLTLCFHHCHDLWMFLGRTSFTKLSLLTQKLKNLLLLTRWVMSKHTCVMCQINPKAMVQCGCWNRDVHTLRQHILLGRLVQWWSFSGLLPQYPDANELKQISQMWQDMKQHHKTTCLQLRCDIEDKYRGSSIIQDILHLGSSERQNSRKTDSINQRDLGDKVAENKVVVKGCAPIPLSALLYQCLFNGSLTPGDFLRLFREAVTELNSSEKLTRMMVVWPKYFGRTEENRIASQSPDLTSETYCELPISSNPELQKEEPALLQYDRMEVHISPAVLLSGSTSPDHMDSAPHAEGEQEETDDEDCDLLSNNHMSCKDASQCSSIITITGDVPKTVLIKNLCRESFDELAMSENGVEQILACAGNLVDTKESHIMEVTQIESSSKNKQTMLHSTAKTPVNGDNYLIPDYEESLDDMVQEPHSESVRAEDENEQFNVLYSKSDNCQNTICEETFGSNRFLNLNPLKRALPYSPIEKSFRSFCYDSQDAMDQPEILTSCAITETMPDLLEELSEQNLTLKDEEPNQPSVLSSVKNSILVTDLNPVRHGSRPHQLQISLGAPVLPLSQAEKTKDKATSESKNAGLKEVVCFRTTSERMGDCKLGSWWKQALDTRRASTGLLPAFEQVPAVTKEKRHSLVLGWPQCHGLIRGCKQEVKQVR
- the LOC124389678 gene encoding uncharacterized protein LOC124389678 isoform X1, with the protein product METVLNTEVLWNKALTDNNVKGIICWLRSLTTEGQHDPDKSLAKFNCWLRCSIERIKKELLTLCFHHCHDLWMFLGRTSFTKLSLLTQKLKNLLLLTRWVMSKHTCVMCQINPKAMVQCGCWNRDVHTLRQHILLGRLVQWWSFSGLLPQYPDANELKQISQMWQDMKQHHKTTCLQLRCDIEDKYRGSSIIQAIVAHMHKQYGPLWVSEDFTNQIYPSPSLQSLLKLVLVPYTDTAYNTSALAIIMYFILDVSNIQCKGNLLESFRHTFCIPSRFSQQIYGLWLLDHGFVSDILHLGSSERQNSRKTDSINQRDLGDKVAENKVVVKGCAPIPLSALLYQCLFNGSLTPGDFLRLFREAVTELNSSEKLTRMMVVWPKYFGRTEENRIASQSPDLTSETYCELPISSNPELQKEEPALLQYDRMEVHISPAVLLSGSTSPDHMDSAPHAEGEQEETDDEDCDLLSNNHMSCKDASQCSSIITITGDVPKTVLIKNLCRESFDELAMSENGVEQILACAGNLVDTKESHIMEVTQIESSSKNKQTMLHSTAKTPVNGDNYLIPDYEESLDDMVQEPHSESVRAEDENEQFNVLYSKSDNCQNTICEETFGSNRFLNLNPLKRALPYSPIEKSFRSFCYDSQDAMDQPEILTSCAITETMPDLLEELSEQNLTLKDEEPNQPSVLSSVKNSILVTDLNPVRHGSRPHQLQISLGAPVLPLSQAEKTKDKATSESKNAGLKEVVCFRTTSERMGDCKLGSWWKQALDTRRASTGLLPAFEQVPAVTKEKRHSLVLGWPQCHGLIRGCKQEVKQVR